tccaccgagcaaggaaaACGACAAGGCACTTGAGATTTGCTTTTCtcccctttaatttttttatagcttgttCTCAAATACTTATTAAGGTCACTTGTAGCCACTATGtcctttcagatctctactatcactactaacactcggagagcatgAAATATACATCGAAGGAAGGCCTATCTGACAAATATATggcctgtccctctgacctctactactacgctctctattccagttggtctctggaactgccagtctgctgttaacaaagcagacttcatttcttctattgctactcattccggtctcaacctcatggcactgactgagacttggatcaaacctgaggACACTGCCACTCCCGCacccctctccactaatttcacttgttcccacactcctcgtacaactgggaggggtggaggtactggttTCCTTATATcgaaagaatggaaatttgatcttgagccatcacctacaggtaatggttcatttgaatcacatgccattactgtaacccaccctgttaaaatccactttgtggtcatttaacGTCCCTCAGGTCAATTGGGAAaattcttggaggagttggatgtgctgctatcaaactttcctgaagatggtactcatctggtactgcttggtgacttcaacatccacctagataaacctcaggcagctgacttcaacactctgcagtcctcatttgatctcaagcgagtGTCTACTACAGGGACttacaaatcaggcaaccaactggacctcatttacatgcataaatcaagaaactctaccaaCCATAGTGtatatcagtctctcctctctttcctcctcctctccactctcagagatggacgtttccaaacttatcctgtccaatcatcctactacttgtccattTGATCTGATCCccactcatctccttcaagccatttcttctTCAATCATACCTTCAATTACTAACATTATCAACTCCGTTCTTCACGCTggaatagggctgcacgattaatcgcatgcgattatcATGCGTGTCTTGTCAGTAAAGCTTAAGTCCTACCTCTTTgatagatccttcagggtgtcttggacgggtgatgtttctaagtcacaacaacttgctactgtggttcctcaaggctcagtacttggaccacttctcttctccatctacatgacgtcattaggatctgtcattcagaagcatggcttttctaaTCACCGCTACGTTGaagacactcaactctacttctcattccaaccagatgacccgctTATTCTTCAGCcagtctgagtgacatttctagctggatgaatggctatcaccttcagctcaaccttactactaaaacagaactgctggtggttccagctaacccaaaGTTTCATCACAActactctatacagctgggttcatcaaccataactccttccaggacagcaagaaacctaggagttgtgatggatcatgaGTTacgcttcacagaccatattgctacaatgaccaagtcctgcagatttgccttatacaacattaggaagattaggcCCTCCTTGTCAGAGCAAGCCGCCCAACTTCTTgacccagaatgcagcagcgagggctGTCTTCAATGTGCCAAAAAAGCTCATAATACTCCTCTACTCCTTagtttacactggctaccagtagccgctcatatcaaattcaaggtactgaggCTTTCCTACAAGATGagcactggcacggcaccaacttacctcactagttcaatcttatgtgccctccagaattTTGctctctgcaagtgaacaacgccttgtggtgccatcccaaagaggttaaAAACACTCTCACTGAcgttttcctggactgtgcctagctggtggaatgacctcccaatctcaattcatacagcggagtctttactcattttcaaaaaaacatctaaagactcatcttctTCGCCAgcactaatactagcacttaacttttcttgtctttcatattcttatacaaaaaaacaaaaaacaacaacaaaaaatcctgGCTATATGTTCTGTACTAGACttagacttgtcatggcacttgtatactgtagttgttgttctcttgttgatcggattttcttctgtttttctcatttgtaagtcccttttgataaaagcgtctgcaaatcattaaatgtaaatgttattacaattctCACGATACTGCACATCAGTCCAGCTCTTTaatgttattctttttttcattaaataccgTTTTCTGGTACCCATCCCTTCTTACAAGAGAGGCAGAGAAGGATCAGTTGCAAAGCTACATGACAGTTTAAAaacagtgtattaaaaaaaacaaaataataaaatgttttgacaGTTATCTGGGGAGGAACTACAtcttttatttgatcagaattCCAGCCGTTTCTTGAATACTTACTGTGATAGTTTTTTGTATGATTGTTTAGAGCAGATGGACGACTGAAACACTTCTCACATTCagtgcagtgatacggtttctctccagtgtgaatcctctcatgtcttttcagatttCCTGGATGACTGAATCTCgtatcacagtgtgaacacttgaaaggtttttctccagtgtgaatcctctggtGCAGTTTTAAACACTTTGCTGTagtaaaagtcttttcacactccaagcacatgtactctctcacagcagcatgtattttctgatgttctTTCAAATGTTGTAGATGTGAAAAACTCTTTCTACAACAATtacatgaatgtggtttctcctttgTATGAACTTTCAGGTGCTGCTTTATGTCTGAAGCCCTCAAAAATCTTTTGCTACATTGATCACACGAGTACAGTTTCTcaccagtgtggatgttcatgtgtctCTTAAGGTTTGCTGAGTGtgagaaactcttcccgcactgatcacaagtgtacagtttctcaccagtgtgaactctcatgtgaatcTGAAGACTACATTTGCTAATCAAACTCTTCCCACATTGATCACAAGTGTACAGTTTCTCTCCTGTATGAATTCTCATATGTGTTATAAGGATTCCTTTCAATGCAAAATTcctcccacactgatcacatgtgtatggtttctctccagtatgaacaaTCATGTGACGCTCAAGACTATATTTGCACTttaaactctttccacattgatcacatgtgtacgGTTTCTCTCCTGTATGAATTTTCATATGGGTCATAAGGGTTCCTCTTCGTgcaaaactcttcccgcactgatcacatgtgtacggtttctctccagtgtgaatcctctcgtgtgttttcagatgtgttgactgattaaatcttttgtaacagtgtgaacacttgtactgtttctctccagtgtgaattctcatgtgaacatcaaaactattttttcttttcaaactctttccacactgagtgcaggtgaaagatttcttAGCTCTTCTTTTCTTCaaatctttctgtttggtttgagagcaactcaaaggtttttctccagttttgacaTGATCTTTCTCCCCATCTTCACAAATTTCTTCATTAAACTCtaaaataaaagaacagaaatgTGAAAGTACATAAAAGTCAACCCTGGTCTAACAGACAATTTCTATTAATTTGTTTTCTCCTTTtgatgtcattttcaaaatgttaccCTTCCTGAAACTTTTCATGAGTGAGATACATtgatcttcaaaatatatttttaaagcattatagACACAAATCACATTTCTATAAtgacaaatgttaaatatttgatcaactacacaaacacattttgttgaaaaaaacTATTCCTTATTATTTGCTGCTCTATTATTCAGTTTCTCTAAAGATTGTTTCTGTTACAacaaactaaatctaaaactgCAGCAGATGTGTTCTTGCTCTgccactttttatatatatttaattgtagtACAGCACTGACTTTGTAGCACACGTTTGACTGCACTGTTTCCGTTGTCTTTAataaggtgtaacttttattccaTGTCATGGAGACGTTGTGTGATTGGTTGTGAAAGTGAGACTACTTTGAAGCGGAGTCTTGCCCAGGGTTGTCACATGAGGTTGCCGCAAGCTCCTTCGTCGAATTCACCAGCTGCGCCGTTCTCAAGGCCGTGGTGTGTGACACTGCGAAACTACTTTCTTTGGTCTTCCAAAAAAAGACAAGGCTAGAAATCTGtgattaaattgtatttacaacactgttccagaaccgttcaacccaaatattcagatgtatgcagcgtattttatggaggactgtttcctgaacctgggagagaagactacaatgccggctgttctgactcacagactgtatgtatgtttttttatatttaaataattttccacTGATCTCTCGTCAcgatgaaacaaaataaataaaacccattaaaaatgagccatttgttgcatcagGTGAGGACATAATTGTGGAGCGGGTAAGCAGCTTCAAGTTCCTCGGCGTTAACATcagtagccgtgtttccactatcgagctaagaccgggtgtgctagtgcatgccagggccagtcgcgtttccactgtcacttccggggcttgatcgtgcctcgccggggcttcctcggggccaacggccagggttttttggcccgacgaaaaccttgggccaaagcgggccagctggggctagaggagggtttatgaacaaaggcggagtttctcagcgtctacagagcgtcagcgcggatcatttcagaaagataacagctgtaACACCcccattaaagacgttttaaaataagttgagctcaaaactcactcttagttagcagcaagtgtttgaaataacttgatccgatgtggattataatcactaaacaaggcagaaatatttataagcgatgtaaaagaccatgcacgctaaacataacgttaccatagtaaatatgaccgcttggagaaatcagacgtcagcttcttattctctatcacaattgtgtatttattaagtaacattttatctgtcgtctcgtttcaagagtttagctccacattgcatatcatcaaaatataataatgatttttgtttgggagcttttataaaaatagcgagtctgcactgtggatcatttcagaaagataacagctttaacaccagcattaaacacttttttaaataagtcgagctcaaaactctctttcagtcagcagcgagtgtttgaaataacttgatccaatgtggattataatcactaaataaggcagaaatatttataagtgatgaaaaagatatgcacgctaaacatgttaccatagtaaacatatgacagcttgaagaaatcagacatcagcttcttattctctatcacaatcgtgtatttattaagtaacttatattatctgtcacaagcctcgtctcgagagtttatctcacgttgcctatcataaaagaatatagcctaataatgttttttgttcgggagcttttataaa
The nucleotide sequence above comes from Carassius gibelio isolate Cgi1373 ecotype wild population from Czech Republic chromosome B3, carGib1.2-hapl.c, whole genome shotgun sequence. Encoded proteins:
- the LOC127952532 gene encoding gastrula zinc finger protein XlCGF57.1 codes for the protein MFFKEESEENTSEPETWRIKHEEPETWRIKHEEPETWRIKQEEPETWRIKQEEPETWRIKQDQGEFNEEICEDGEKDHVKTGEKPLSCSQTKQKDLKKRRAKKSFTCTQCGKSLKRKNSFDVHMRIHTGEKQYKCSHCYKRFNQSTHLKTHERIHTGEKPYTCDQCGKSFARRGTLMTHMKIHTGEKPYTCDQCGKSLKCKYSLERHMIVHTGEKPYTCDQCGRNFALKGILITHMRIHTGEKLYTCDQCGKSLISKCSLQIHMRVHTGEKLYTCDQCGKSFSHSANLKRHMNIHTGEKLYSCDQCSKRFLRASDIKQHLKVHTKEKPHSCNCCRKSFSHLQHLKEHQKIHAAVREYMCLECEKTFTTAKCLKLHQRIHTGEKPFKCSHCDTRFSHPGNLKRHERIHTGEKPYHCTECEKCFSRPSALNNHTKNYHTKCLKPHERIHTREKPYKCSHCDQKFSHSSNLKRHERIHTGEKPYHCNECGKCFNRSSALHSHTKNYHKLIEENEENEELSEAEEKNQVKTEEKLELLSNQTEIFKEKKSQEIFHLHSVWKEFDKQNES